The window TCGTTCAGGCGCGTCACGATGACTTCGCCCTGGGGATTGCGCTTGAAACCCGCGGGCAGTCCGCGCTCGTCGCGCAGTGGAATGGGCGCGCCCTGCGGAGTGCCCAGCCCGATCGCATACACGCGAATTCCCGCTTCCGCGGCTTTCCGCGCCGCCTCGACGGCTTCTTCCTCCTGGTCCTCGCCGTCCGTGATGACCACGACAACGCGACTCTTGGCTTCCTCCTCATCAAACGCGCGCGTCGCCTGTTCCAGCGCTTCGGTGATGACCGTTCCCTGTTCCGGAATGATCTCCGTGTTCATGATTCGCACGAGCATCTTGACCGCGCCATAGTCCATCGTGAGCGGGCAATGCGTGATGGCGCTTCCGGCAAACGCCACGAGCCCGACCCGGTCCCCCTTCAGCCCGCTGACGAACTTCAGAATCTCGTTACGCGCGCTCTCGAGTCGCGAGGGCCGGATATCCTCGCAGAGCATGCTGGTCGAGATATCCAGCGCGATCACGATATCGATGCCCTGCCGCTTGACCTCTTCCAACTTCGTGCCGACCTGCGGATTCGCCAGCCCGATCACGCTCAGGGCCCACGCGGCGGCCCACATCCCCGCCTTGATTCGGAGCCGTGCCGGACTGAAGGCATAGGCGATCTTCGCCAACAAGCCATCCGCGACAAACAACTCCGAGGCCTTGCGCCGTTGTCGCAGTCCGTACCAGATCAGGCCGAGCCAGAGCGGTAAGAGCAGGAGCATCCATAACAGCCACGGGTACTCGAACTTGATCATGGCAGCTTACGCAATCCCCAGATCGAGAGCAAGAACTCAAGCGTGACCGCGGCCAGCGCGGCCCACAGCCACGGGTGGAAGACTTCGGCGACGCGCCGGTATTCCTCGACATTCACCTTGGTCCGTTCGAGCCGGTCGATTTCCTCGTAGATCTTTGCGAGCTTCTTCTCGTCGGTCGCGCGGAAATACTTGGCTCCGGTCATCGCCGCAATCTCCTTCATCATTTCTTCGTCGATGGTGACCGGCACCTGCTGATAGCGTTTGCCGAATACGGTCTCGACCGGATACGGCGCCATGCCCTGCGTTCCGACGGCCACCGTGTACACCCGGATTCCCAGCGCGGCGGCCGCCTGTGCCGCCGTGACCGGGTCGATCTCCCCGCGATTATTCTGGCCGTCGGTGAGCAAAATCACGACCTTGCTCTTGGCTTCGGACTCGCGCAGCCGGTTCAGCGACGTGGCCATCGCCATTCCGATCGCCGTCCCGTCCTCCACCATGCCGGTTTTCAGGTCTTTCAATAGACTGACCACGACCTCGTAGTCCGTCGTGAGCGGACACTGAGTAAAGCTGACGGCGGCGAACGGGACCACACCGATTCGGTCCGACTCGCGTCCGGTCACGAAGTCCTCGGCGACCTTTTTCGCGGCCTCGACACGGTTGGGTTTCAGGTCCTCGGCCAGCATGGACGTCGAGGTATCGATGCAAAGCATGATATCGATACCCTCCACGCTCTTCTTGACTTCTTTGTCAAATACCTGCGGTCGTGCGAGGACGACGATCATGAATCCGATTGCCAGTTGCCGGAGCACGAACGGCAAGTGCCGCAGTCGCACGCGCCACGTCTTGTTCGCGCCCGTCAACGCCGCGAGGGAGGGGAAGCGGAAGTCGGTCCACCTCCTCCCTTCCCGCCAGAAATGGAAATAAGCCAAAACCGGCAGGACCAACAGCGCCCACAGCAGTTCGGGATGGGCGAATTTCACGCGGCGGCGGCCTCTTCCGGTCTCACGGCTTCGCTTTCGACCTTTGTCAGTACCAGCATCTCATAACCCAATTCGATGCACTGCCCGGCCCGGTTGGGCGACGGAATCAACTTGGCGAACTTCACCAGATCAGACTCTTGCAAGACCGGCAACAGCCGTTGCCGGAGCTGCGGATGGAATCGCGCGTCGTCGAGTTCGTATTCGAGTTCAAACGTCGTCATCTCCAGGGCCGGAAAGCCGAACCGTCGCTCGAGATAATTGCGCATGATATGGCTGTAGTCAACATAGAACTCTTTCATCATGCCGCGTTCGGGATACTTGCGATCTTTCAGCAGCAACAAATCCCGGACGGCCTGCTCATAGGGGGGTAATTCGGGTTCCAGCGCCGCGATCTCGGCCGCGGTCTGCTTGCGAAAGTAGCGCCGCCAAATCCACCACGCACCGAGGGCCAGCGCAATCGCCGTTGGGATCCACCAGTAGGCATACAACTCTCGCCAGCGGAACTTCTGCTCACGATATGGCTTCAAACCGCGAATTGCCGCCGCGGTATCCGGCAATGACGAGACGATGACGACGTGCTGCGGCTGCGTGTAAAGCGTGTCCGCCCCGCCCGCTTTGCCCACGACTACCGGCAACGGCGGCAGCTCGAAGCGGCCCGTATCATAGACGGCGAGCACATAGGCCAGCGCGCCCGTCTTCGCGTAAGCGGCGGTATCGATGTGCAGCAACTCGAACGGCGTGTCTTCAGGCAGCTGCACGGATACCGGCCTGCCATCGGCGCCGCTCACCGTCACGGAGAGCACCAACTCCTCGCCGATTCTGGCTTGCCGGGGACTGAGCTCGGTAACGACG is drawn from candidate division KSB1 bacterium and contains these coding sequences:
- a CDS encoding VWA domain-containing protein, translating into MIKFEYPWLLWMLLLLPLWLGLIWYGLRQRRKASELFVADGLLAKIAYAFSPARLRIKAGMWAAAWALSVIGLANPQVGTKLEEVKRQGIDIVIALDISTSMLCEDIRPSRLESARNEILKFVSGLKGDRVGLVAFAGSAITHCPLTMDYGAVKMLVRIMNTEIIPEQGTVITEALEQATRAFDEEEAKSRVVVVITDGEDQEEEAVEAARKAAEAGIRVYAIGLGTPQGAPIPLRDERGLPAGFKRNPQGEVIVTRLNEPLLERVADAGDGRYLRGSQSAQELQTIWDDIAQMEKTEFGKKQFTSFEDRFAYLVLPALLLLLGEFFVSERKREERWRVVLPKFRRGRKLAGDA
- a CDS encoding VWA domain-containing protein, which produces MKFAHPELLWALLVLPVLAYFHFWREGRRWTDFRFPSLAALTGANKTWRVRLRHLPFVLRQLAIGFMIVVLARPQVFDKEVKKSVEGIDIMLCIDTSTSMLAEDLKPNRVEAAKKVAEDFVTGRESDRIGVVPFAAVSFTQCPLTTDYEVVVSLLKDLKTGMVEDGTAIGMAMATSLNRLRESEAKSKVVILLTDGQNNRGEIDPVTAAQAAAALGIRVYTVAVGTQGMAPYPVETVFGKRYQQVPVTIDEEMMKEIAAMTGAKYFRATDEKKLAKIYEEIDRLERTKVNVEEYRRVAEVFHPWLWAALAAVTLEFLLSIWGLRKLP